The Candidatus Binataceae bacterium genome contains the following window.
TTGGTGTCCTTATCGGTCTGCTCTCAGGATTTTTCGGAGGCGCAGTCGATTTCACCTTGATGCGCTTTACCGACGTGATGCTGACCCTCCCCGCCTTGCTGCTAGCGATGGCGTTCGTGGCGGTGCTCCGCCCAAGCCTGCTCTCGATCCTGCTGGTTATCGGCCTGGTATCGTGGACCCAGGTCGCGCGCGTGGTGCGGGCGGAGACGCTTTCGATGTCTAGGCGCGATTTCGTGCTCGCGGCGCGTGCGCTCGGCGCGGATCCCGGGCGGCTCATCGCGCGCCACGTGCTGCCGAACGTCTTGCCGGTGGTAGTGGTCATGGCGGCCCTCGGTACCTCCAATACACTGCTGCTGGATGCGGCGCTGAGCTTCCTGGGGCTCGGCGTGCCGCCGCCCACGCCCACCTGGGGGCGCATGATAGAAGAGGCAACGATTTATTTCCGCACCGCGCCGTGGCTGGCCACCTTTCCCGGTCTGGCTATTTTCTATGCCGTGCTAGCATTCAACCTGCTCGGCTACGGGGTATTGCGGACCCGTACCCAATGATCCGTACTTGGCATAAGCGGGCGCTATTCGCCCTTGCGGTCGTGCCCGCCGCCCTCTTCCTTTTCGGATGCGGCAAGGGCGGTGGCGAACTCAGTCTGCCGCACGGCGCCGCGGTGTTGCGTATCGCCGATGCCGACGATGTACCCACGCTCGATCCGGCCGCGGGCTACGACACCGAGTCGTGGACCTTCGAACAGGCAATCTTCGATACCCTGGTTCGCTACGGCGACGACAACGTCGACCTTGAGCCGGATCTCGCAACCACCTGGGAGTCGTCGTCCGACGCCAGGACCTTCACCTTTCACCTGCGCCGGGATGCGCGATTTTCCAATGGCCGTGCCGTGACGAGTGACGACTTTCGTTACGGAATCGAACGGGTGCTCGATCCGGCGACCAATTCGAGGGGCATGGAATACTACCGTGGCATCGTCGGTAGCGCGGATTTCGCGGCGCATCGCGCGGCACACGTCCGCGGCATCGAGACGCCGGACCCGTTTACGATCGTGTTCCATCTCGATTCTCCGGATCCAATTTTCGTTCACAAACTGACCATGCCATTCGCGTCCGCGATTCCGCGCGAAGTCGCACAAAAGTGGGGCGACGATTTCTCGCATCACGTGGTGGGCAGCGGCGCCTTCATGCTCCAGCAATGGCTGGGCGAGGAGCGGCTCGTGCTGGTGCGCAACCCGTACTACTTCCAGAAGGGGCAGCCCCGGCTCGATGCGATCGTCGATTCGCTCGGGGTCACGCCCGAGCTGCAGTGGCTACGCTACGAAGCCGGCGACCTCGATGCGGTCATCGAGATTCCACCCGCGGAGTTTCCCTACGTCATGAAGACCCCGCGGCTGCGTGCCTTGACCCAGAAGAAAACCACGGTGACGACGCGCTATCTCGGGATGAACTGCCAAATGTGGCCGTTCACCGACGTGCGGGTGCGTCAGGCCATCAACTACGGAATCGATCGCGACAAGCTCGTGGCGCTGCTCAACGGCCGTGGCGTAGCGGCGACCGGGGTGCTGCCCCCCAACCTGCCCGGGTTCGACGCGCGCCTGAAAGGCTACTCCTACGATCCGAAGCGTGCGCGGGCGCTGCTGGAAGAAGCACACCTCACGGCCGGCTTCACTTTCGAATTGTGGATGCGCGCCGACACGACCATGTTGATGCTGGGTCAGTCGATTCAGCAGGACCTGGCCCTGGTCGGGCTGCACGTGGAAATCAAACCGGTCGCGTGGGGGCCGTTTCTCGAAGCGATTCGCGATCCCCACACGGTGCAAGCCTTCCTGTCCGGATGGGAGGCCGATTTTCCGGATCCGCAGAATTTCCTGGGCGTACTGCTCGGGCGCGACCAGTGGCGCGCCAACAACGACGCCTTCTATTACAATCCGCAATTCCAGGAGTTGATCGATCGTGCCTCCGACCAGACCGACTTCAAGGATCGTTACCAGCTTTACAATCAGGCGGAGAAAATCGTAGTCGCCGATGCGCCGTGGGCATTCCTCTACTACCCGGTGGTCTACGTGATCACCCAGCCGTGGGTCCACGACTATACGCTTAATCCCATGCGCCCAACGCGCTTTGAGCGGGTCTGGGTTTCGAAGCACTAACGTCGAGCGCAACCAGAACGGAGGCGCGGTTAGATGGCGGTGGCTTTGATTACGGGGTGCAGCTCGGGAATCGGAAAATACACCGCGCTGGAGATGGCCCGCCGCGGACACCGGGTCTTTGCCACGATGCGCAACCTGGAGAGCGCTCGCTTCATCCACGCGGATGCCGGGAAAGCGCACCTTACGCTCGAAATTCTCCAGCTCGATGTTACCGATCAAGGTTCCGTGAACCAGCGCCGTACGACAGGTGGTCAAGCGGGCAGGCGCCATCGACGTTCTCGTCAACAACGCCGGAGTGGGGAGCGTCGGAGTGGTCGAGGATTACACCGACGAGGAAATCCGTTACGTCTTCGAAACGAATTTCTTCGGTGCCGTGCGTACCACCCGTGCAGTACTGCCTGTCATGCGCGCGCGACGGTCAGGCACGATCATCATGATGAGTTCGATCTCCGGACTGCGCACCTTCCCTTTCTCCTCGGTCTATTCGGCCAGCAAGTTCGCTCTGGAAGCTATCAGCAATGGCTTGCGCTACGAGCTGAGGCCGTTTGGGATCCGCTGCGTGCTCATCGAGCCCGGCAACTTCCGAACCCGCGCCGGTTTAAATATGCACTTTCCCAAACGCATTACGTCCGGCTCGGGCGAAGTGACCAGCGATCCGCTGTACTGAACGCTGGCCCGCCGCCCCCTGCACCCGTTTCCCATCTTTCCGCTGGGTGATGCCCACGATATCGCCAGTCTCGCCGCGGAGGTTGCGGAATCGGATGAACCGAAAGCTCGCTACCCTATTGGGGAAGACGCTCAATATTATCTGGGGCTCGACAGCGCGGCGTTCGAGGAGCTGGTGCGGCAAAGAATGAAGGCGTGAGTGAACCGCTGCATTTATTGGGCAACACCGCTCGCCGGCAACTGATAATGCTCAGGCAGGTTCTTCTATCGCCGTGAGTTCTCGCGTCGCGCGCGGCAGAAAGCACAGGCCGATCAGGCCGTTGCAGAACATGAAGGTGAAGTGCGCGGCGAGGCTGTAGGCGAGAATTCGCGCCGCGGTCGCGTTACCGGAGAAGAACAGCAGCCACGCAGCCTGACTGGTCCCCAGATGAGCAACTGCGATCGGCAGTGCGGCCGCAAGAAATACCAGCGGCAGAAAGAGCATCAGCTTGAAGAACGGAATCGTTATTCCGTAAAGCGCAAGCGCGAAGAATTGCGCCACCACCGAGCCCAGGAAACTGGGCGCCTTGATCGCAAGCACGATCAGGTAGTCGAGCGGTTTGGCGGCAAGAAACGTCGCCAGGACGGGGCCCGCCCTTCCGGTCTCGACCCACTTGCGAATCCGTGCGTTCCTACGCGCCAGGGCGAAGAATACGATGACGCCAAACAGCACCAGCCAGGCGCCGAGGTAAACGATTCTCAGCACCCCGATGATGCGTGCCTGGGTGGGTTCGGTGGGTACGTAGAACAACACTCCGACCGTGGAAAACAAGAAGAGCTGGTAGACCTCGAGCAGTGCGATGAACAGGATCGAACTTAGCGCACCGAGAAATCCGATCTTGGCTTTGCGATGCAAATAGTAGGCGACACCGCCCTGCCCGAGGTTGGTATTGATCATTGCCAGCAGGTACATGCTGGCGCGAATCGGCAGGATCTCTCCCCAGCTCAGCGGCGCATTGAAGCGGCGCACGACCCAAGTCAGGCAAAATGAATCGATGACAAAAAAATACAGCGAGTAGGGCAAAAAGATCGCGACAAACCTGGTAAGCGGCACATCACGGAGCGCATCGCCGACCTTGCCGAGCGGAATTCGCCAGAAAATCAGGGCGAAGATAAAGAGTGTCCCCGCATAAGGAATCATCCGCCGCCAGAGCGGTGCCCGCTTCTTGGCGGGCACCGGCCCCGCCTGTGGCGAAGCTCCCGCCGCGCTCATGGTTCGGCCGCCCGCACTCGCGCGGTCCCGGTGAGGACTTGAGCGCCGTGCTGATTTTCTACCCACAGGTCGAGTTCGAGACGATCCTGCTCGGCCCGGACAATCCGCGCGTGCGCGGCGATGGTATCCCCAAAGAAAACGGGTTTGATCATCGCGACTTCAAATGCTCCGCCCTGAAAAAACCGCTCACCGAAGGTATCGACGACGAGCTGCATCGCGACAGCGATCGTGTGTTCCCCCGCCGCAATCGGCGCAGCGAAGCCGGCCCTAGTTGCTGCAACACGATCAGTGTGGATATTGGTGCGCGGACCCCGCCGCGGCGGGTGCTTGAGTCCACGCTCGTAAGCCTGGGCAGCGGCGTCGTCGAGCAGGTACGGAACCCCAGCGAAGTGACTACCCACGGCCAGCTCCTTCACC
Protein-coding sequences here:
- a CDS encoding ABC transporter substrate-binding protein, whose protein sequence is MIRTWHKRALFALAVVPAALFLFGCGKGGGELSLPHGAAVLRIADADDVPTLDPAAGYDTESWTFEQAIFDTLVRYGDDNVDLEPDLATTWESSSDARTFTFHLRRDARFSNGRAVTSDDFRYGIERVLDPATNSRGMEYYRGIVGSADFAAHRAAHVRGIETPDPFTIVFHLDSPDPIFVHKLTMPFASAIPREVAQKWGDDFSHHVVGSGAFMLQQWLGEERLVLVRNPYYFQKGQPRLDAIVDSLGVTPELQWLRYEAGDLDAVIEIPPAEFPYVMKTPRLRALTQKKTTVTTRYLGMNCQMWPFTDVRVRQAINYGIDRDKLVALLNGRGVAATGVLPPNLPGFDARLKGYSYDPKRARALLEEAHLTAGFTFELWMRADTTMLMLGQSIQQDLALVGLHVEIKPVAWGPFLEAIRDPHTVQAFLSGWEADFPDPQNFLGVLLGRDQWRANNDAFYYNPQFQELIDRASDQTDFKDRYQLYNQAEKIVVADAPWAFLYYPVVYVITQPWVHDYTLNPMRPTRFERVWVSKH
- a CDS encoding ABC transporter permease, with product MSARGFGKLEIIGGAMVLGLVVVAIFAPLLAPHDPTRAVAATYGDPGAPSLAFPMGTDELGRDVLSRIIYGARISLTVGVAAMAVTIAIGVLIGLLSGFFGGAVDFTLMRFTDVMLTLPALLLAMAFVAVLRPSLLSILLVIGLVSWTQVARVVRAETLSMSRRDFVLAARALGADPGRLIARHVLPNVLPVVVVMAALGTSNTLLLDAALSFLGLGVPPPTPTWGRMIEEATIYFRTAPWLATFPGLAIFYAVLAFNLLGYGVLRTRTQ
- a CDS encoding MaoC/PaaZ C-terminal domain-containing protein produces the protein MNAVKELAVGSHFAGVPYLLDDAAAQAYERGLKHPPRRGPRTNIHTDRVAATRAGFAAPIAAGEHTIAVAMQLVVDTFGERFFQGGAFEVAMIKPVFFGDTIAAHARIVRAEQDRLELDLWVENQHGAQVLTGTARVRAAEP
- a CDS encoding lysylphosphatidylglycerol synthase domain-containing protein; translation: MSAAGASPQAGPVPAKKRAPLWRRMIPYAGTLFIFALIFWRIPLGKVGDALRDVPLTRFVAIFLPYSLYFFVIDSFCLTWVVRRFNAPLSWGEILPIRASMYLLAMINTNLGQGGVAYYLHRKAKIGFLGALSSILFIALLEVYQLFLFSTVGVLFYVPTEPTQARIIGVLRIVYLGAWLVLFGVIVFFALARRNARIRKWVETGRAGPVLATFLAAKPLDYLIVLAIKAPSFLGSVVAQFFALALYGITIPFFKLMLFLPLVFLAAALPIAVAHLGTSQAAWLLFFSGNATAARILAYSLAAHFTFMFCNGLIGLCFLPRATRELTAIEEPA